Proteins encoded in a region of the Scyliorhinus torazame isolate Kashiwa2021f chromosome 1, sScyTor2.1, whole genome shotgun sequence genome:
- the LOC140428366 gene encoding uncharacterized protein gives MFCPALSVLTLTLCMAVGHVTGTVLIQSPQVVKVAEGGTVTFLCDLQSKHLGHTVDKYTLHWYRSQSKEWILSHDINGEVSRATGLYDRFQPSRDVPGNSYILTVRDVKPGDSAVYICGIWGKIFGKGTRLNVTSEKPPVLIQSPSVERVPEGQTARFHCSMQNAAVRYTNVYWYRKLPGKERERILALDTKNYVDRDSGFSERFLPARHISSNSFILTISNVQPNDTAVYYCSVWGHISGDGSQLNVTSADAPVVIQSPAPESIRQGQSARLQCTLYNASVRYADVHWYRQQPAYIEWILTDEILNNTRWGPGFSERFQSSRNMSSNSFILTISNIQPSDAAIYYCEVRGDIDWNGTQLTVINTADAEKMKLVWIIVGTLSGFAGLSLLIGFILLRK, from the exons ATGTTTTGCCCAGCTCTCTCTGTtctgactctcaccctctgtatggcggtgg GTCATGTGACAGGGACGGTTCTTATCCAATCCCCTCAAGTTGTGAAAGTGGCTGAGGGTGGAACAGTGACGTTTCTGTGTGACTTACAGAGCAAGCATTTAGGGCACACTGTGGATAAATACACTTTACATTGGTACCGCTCACAAAGTAAGGAATGGATTTTGAGTCATGATATAAATGGCGAAGTTTCCCGGGCGACAGGTCTGTATGATCGGTTTCAGCCTTCCAGAGATGTTCCCGGTAACAGCTACATTCTGACAGTCAGAGATGTGAAGCCCGGTGACTCCGCTGTCTATATCTGTGGGATTTGGGGGAAAATCTTTGGGAAAGGAACccggctgaatgtaacca GTGAGAAAcctccagtccttatccagtctccgagtgtggaacgtgtcccagagggtcagactgcacggttcCACTGCTCCATGCAGAACGCCGCAGTGAGATACACAAACGTTTATTGGTACAGGAAGCTgccagggaaagagagggagaggatttTAGCACTTGATACAAAGAATTATGTAGACCGGGATTCGGGTTTCTCTGAGCGTTTCCTGCCTGCCAGACACATCAGCTCCAACAgcttcatcctgacaatcagcaacgtgcagcccaatgacactgccgtctattactgctccgtgtggggaCATATCAGTGGGGATGGGTcacagctgaatgtaacca GTGCAGATGCCCCAGTGGTTATCCAGTCTCCTGCTCCAGAATCTATCAGACAGGGTCAGAGTGCACGGTTACAGTGCACCCTGTATAACGCCTCTGTGAGATACGCTGATGTTCATTGGTACCGACAACAACCAGCTTACATCGAGTGGATTTTAACAGATGAGATACTGAACAACACACGATGGGGTCCTGGCTTCTCCGAGCGTTTCCAGTCTTCTCGAAACATGTCCAGTAACAGCTTCATTCTGACAATCAGCAACATTCAGCCCAGTGACGCTGCCATCTACTATTGTGAAGTGAGGGGAGATATCGATTGGAATGGAACCCAGCTCACTGTAATAA ACACGGCTGACGCTGAGAAGATGAAGCTTGTCTGGATCATTGTGGGAACTCTTTCGGGATTTGCAGGACTTAGTTTGCTCATCGGATTCATACTGCTTCGGAAATAA